The sequence GAATTTAATTTATCTGCATTTTGGGTAAAGTCATTAATCAATTTGCTGTTTTTAGCATCCTGGATTGCTTTATCATAATCGGTGATTCCATTATCAATTATATTCTGGGCTTTCAGATGCCTGATGGTCTTTTCAAGGTCTAGTGCTTCCAGTATAAAGTCGGGTTTGCTGGTAGAGTTGGAAGAACAAACTTCGGAGAAGGGCTTTATTTGCTTTTCTTTCCTTTGGATTTGGCGGTCTGATTCTGCTGTATTAGAAAAATATATTTCAGGAAGAAGCCAGATATTATAGTAGCCGGTATATCTAAGGCTATTTGTTTTACGATAGCGTTCCAGTATTTTATCTTTTAACTTCTGCTCAAAATCAGCGATTGAATTAAATCCTAAATTCAGACCAGCAAAGTTGTTTGCGGCAAAAATTTTTGCTTCGTTGAGGTTGTTCCTACCTGAGAAATTTTGCATATACATGATAAATTCAAGGTATGTACCGCTTTTACCGCAGGCGTTGCAGTGAAAGTTCCGTTTGTTGTCATTCAGAGAAAGAGAGGTAGGGTTATCTGCCCCGGGGTGAAACGGACAGACAAAACGTCCTTTGTTATATTTCCCTTTAAGCCTGTAAAAATCCTTTAACTTTGCGGCAGTGAGAGACTGCTGGATTATAGGTTCAATATCATTAAGAAATTGAAATATTAGAATACCCACATCGTGAGTTATCTTTTTAGCAATGATATTATTTAAACTGCTGTTCATAGGCCATTCCTCCGTTCTGTAATTTTTTAATGAACGTATTATATCCGTAATTTATTACATTTCAAGAAGAACTTTATTTTGTAACAAAAATTTAACAAAAAAATTAAGGCTCAAAATTTGACAAACTTAAAAATATGGTTAATATGTTATTAATACTTCAAGGTACTTCAGTTCGTGATAACATTGCCAAACATTGAGAGATGCCTTGAAGTTATTGAAGTATGAAGTATTAATGAAATAGTCTAACCAATTTTAGTTTTGGCTAAATTCTTGTTTCGAACTGAAGTAATGAAGAATGAAAATAAATACTTGAAATGCCTTATAATCAATCCTTAATATGCCTCATAAAACAGGTTAAGGAGGCATATAAGGCATGAGTATACAGGTATTAAAGGTTGCTGGAGAAAGCAACATTAATGCTGCAGCAGAGGCCATAGTTGAATATGTAGTAGCAAATGGCATCGTTCATATTGATTGTATTGGAATAAAAGCAGCATATATGACGGTGAAAGCCCTTGTTCAGGCGACTGAAATGTTGGTAAATAAAGGTTACAGATTCAATTTAAGACCGTATTATGTGAAAGTAAGAACAAAAGATAACAATGTGCAATCAGTTGTGAAAACTGCTATCCGATGGACATTGATTGCTAAGGGAAAAAGCATTTAATCTTGCAGCAACTACAGAGGTGTTAAAATGCAAAAACGTATTCTAAGTGTTTATTATAGTTATACAGGAGATAAGGAAGTACCTCAGATAAGACTGCAAGGTAAATGGCTTAAGGAACTTGGGTTTGAAACAGGGAAGAAGATAGTTGTTTTAGCAAAAAATGGAGTTTTGGTAATTAGGATTGCTTCTGCTGAAAATAACGTTAGTTTAGTTAAAAAGGATAATAATAAAGTCTTTAAAAAGAGTTGTTAAATATATAATACGTAACGGAGCAGGTTAATACCTGCCTCGATTTATGGGAAGTACGCTATAACCTTATACTTGACATTTGTAAGATTAAATTTATTGCATTTTGAGATATTACTTGTATTCTTTTGGGAGTGCTGCTAACACTTAAATAGTGTTTTGCGACATACCCTTCCCTTTTTTTTATTCCTTTCTTCTTTTTTTCCTATGATAAAGCTACTTTTTTCACACTAATGAAGCACGCTGGTTAAAGTTTCAACAAATTTAAAAAACAATATCAAATTTTTTTGATATTGACATCAAAAATATTTGATATAAAATATTGAAATGAAGGAGTG comes from Calorimonas adulescens and encodes:
- a CDS encoding stage V sporulation protein S — protein: MSIQVLKVAGESNINAAAEAIVEYVVANGIVHIDCIGIKAAYMTVKALVQATEMLVNKGYRFNLRPYYVKVRTKDNNVQSVVKTAIRWTLIAKGKSI
- a CDS encoding SymE family type I addiction module toxin, whose protein sequence is MQKRILSVYYSYTGDKEVPQIRLQGKWLKELGFETGKKIVVLAKNGVLVIRIASAENNVSLVKKDNNKVFKKSC